From one Plasmodium yoelii strain 17X genome assembly, chromosome: 12 genomic stretch:
- a CDS encoding phosphoenolpyruvate/phosphate translocator, putative, giving the protein MNMLIKSVLIAFVINIQIHIAKCLKHEKNTYFSNSPINFQFNNINEFSKNKKFIKTNAQKIHNLNKIPLFINNYKTTYEKINRSNENSSNIRNIHKYSVEKKKIVLNAKNNQQNEGKFVLFNNSGKNSTGNYGNKNYEKNKNGNDISNNGGNVGNAENAGNALANNTNINKETIGTTKAGVLNNIIEGGKTISLLSLWYVCNIFYNIENKKALNIINLPITLSVLQIYIGLPLFLIPWLLKLKNKPELFYDENAMKQISQSDRNFIIKGFQRYILFLKKYSSIMKQSIYHGYTHLLSVIAMGAGAISFVHIVKALGPLFAAFFAFALTNTRMSIYTYASLVPIVLGVSLASIKELSFTYKALYSTLVANVFTTLRTIEAKDLMSKNLEKIGKNLTPENIFSLLTIFSAIFLTPALYMDAHKWKDTYYYLMNNKQVLKVFGKHVLMSGVWFYLYNQLSFISLNRLNHITHAVASTVKRVFLILTSYFIFGTKFSFLGGVGSAMAVSGTFLYSIAKKKFG; this is encoded by the coding sequence ATGAACATGCTTATAAAAAGCGTATTAATTGCGTTTGTTATCAATATACAAATACACATTGCAAAATGTTTGAAACACGAGAAAAATACCTATTTCTCAAACTCGCCTATAAATTTCcagtttaataatattaatgaatttagtaaaaataaaaaattcatcAAGACAAATGCtcaaaaaatacataatttgaataaaataccactttttataaataattataaaacaacctatgaaaaaattaacagATCAAATGAAAACAGTTCAAATATAAGAAACATCCATAAATATAgtgtggaaaaaaaaaaaattgtattaaatGCTAAGAATAATCAACAGAATGAAGGAAAATTCGTTTTGTTTAATAATTCAGGCAAAAATAGTACAGGAAattatggaaataaaaattatgaaaaaaataaaaatggtaacGATATATCAAATAATGGAGGAAATGTAGGAAATGCGGAAAATGCAGGAAATGCATTGgcaaataatacaaatattaataaagaaaCCATTGGAACAACCAAAGCTGgtgttttaaataatattatagaaGGCGGTAAAACTATATCCTTGTTAAGTTTATGGTACGTgtgcaatattttttataatatagaaaataaaaaggcTTTAAATATAATCAATTTGCCAATTACTCTATCTGTGTTACAAATATACATAGGTTTACCACTATTTTTAATTCCATGgcttttaaaattaaaaaataaaccaGAATTGttttatgatgaaaatgCAATGAAACAAATAAGTCAAAGTGATcgaaattttataataaaaggatttcaaagatatatattatttttaaaaaaatatagtagCATTATGAAACAAAGTATATATCATGGATATACCCATCTATTATCAGTTATTGCTATGGGGGCTGGTGCTATTAGTTTTGTTCACATTGTTAAAGCTTTAGGACCATTATTTGCCGCCTTTTTCGCATTTGCTTTAACAAACACTAGAATGTCGATTTATACTTATGCATCTTTGGTCCCAATAGTATTGGGTGTATCCTTAGCTTCAATAAAAGAGTTGTCATTTACTTATAAAGCATTATATTCAACATTAGTAGCAAATGTATTTACAACACTTCGAACCATAGAAGCCAAAGACTTAATGAGTAAAAATCTTGAAAAGATAGGAAAAAATCTCACTccagaaaatattttttcacttCTAACTATTTTTTCAGCTATATTTTTAACCCCAGCATTATATATGGATGCACATAAATGGAAAGATacctattattatttaatgaataatAAACAAGTTTTAAAAGTTTTTGGAAAACATGTTTTAATGTCAGGTGTAtggttttatttatataaccaactatcatttatttcattaaacAGATTAAATCATATTACCCATGCAGTTGCAAGTACAGTTAAAAgagtatttttaatattaactagctattttattttcgGAACGAAATTTTCTTTTCTTGGAGGAGTTGGTTCAGCTATGGCTGTAAGTGGCACATTCCTTTATTCAATTGCGAAGAAAAAATTTGGCTAA